A genomic segment from Lignipirellula cremea encodes:
- a CDS encoding DUF1598 domain-containing protein translates to MYRIFHAATIAAVLAAGCFLGDRVAWSQAATTVQLPQFGIAIDAEGVLSMEMHRDPGGRLRTLRLAEARAAMPADLMAAADLRKVSLVKLEKALRAELAAGREPDAVMKHLAGLLRVQYVFFYPETNDIVIAGPAEGWVDDGLGRAVGATTGQPVLQLEDLATALRAFPAGGREGVWIGCSIDPDAEGLARLQAFQRTVPRFIAERDRAQAAQRMTQGTREALGMGKIRVFGVSDKTHFARVMIEADYRMKMIGIGLEPPPVRMTTFIDALSGAQHSALQRWWFTPQYDCVRMTADGLALELLGQGVQLQCETNLIGADGSLTPRGARPDKASELFTLAFTRKYPEIAQASPVYAQFRNLIDLSVAAAFLRKQDYYGKADWNPGVLVEEASLPTETLAPPQTVPCVVNSLWKGSRAFTAAGGGVSLRPELALEPDRVAADERGLLARQYHALAPAPVDRWWWD, encoded by the coding sequence ATGTATCGAATCTTTCACGCCGCAACCATCGCGGCAGTGCTGGCGGCAGGATGTTTCCTGGGCGACCGCGTGGCCTGGTCCCAGGCGGCGACGACCGTCCAGCTGCCACAGTTTGGCATCGCGATCGACGCCGAGGGCGTGCTCTCCATGGAGATGCATCGCGACCCGGGCGGACGGCTCCGCACGCTGCGTCTGGCCGAAGCGCGCGCCGCCATGCCGGCCGATCTGATGGCGGCGGCTGATCTGCGCAAGGTTTCCCTGGTGAAACTGGAAAAGGCGCTGCGAGCCGAGCTGGCCGCCGGCCGCGAGCCCGACGCGGTGATGAAGCACCTGGCTGGACTGCTGCGGGTGCAGTACGTCTTCTTTTATCCGGAAACGAACGACATTGTGATCGCCGGTCCCGCGGAAGGTTGGGTCGATGATGGCCTGGGCCGTGCGGTCGGCGCAACCACCGGGCAGCCCGTTCTGCAGCTGGAGGATCTGGCTACGGCGCTCCGGGCGTTTCCCGCCGGCGGGCGCGAAGGGGTCTGGATCGGCTGCTCGATCGATCCCGACGCCGAAGGTCTGGCCCGACTGCAGGCTTTCCAGCGAACCGTGCCGCGATTCATCGCCGAACGCGATCGGGCGCAGGCGGCCCAGCGGATGACCCAGGGAACCCGCGAGGCTTTGGGAATGGGGAAGATTCGCGTGTTCGGCGTGTCCGACAAAACGCACTTCGCCCGGGTGATGATCGAAGCCGACTACCGGATGAAAATGATCGGCATCGGCCTGGAGCCGCCGCCGGTACGGATGACGACGTTCATCGACGCCCTGAGTGGAGCCCAGCACTCGGCTTTGCAGCGCTGGTGGTTTACCCCGCAGTATGACTGCGTCCGCATGACGGCCGACGGACTGGCGCTGGAACTGCTGGGCCAGGGAGTGCAGCTGCAGTGCGAAACGAATCTGATCGGAGCCGATGGTTCGCTCACGCCCCGCGGCGCCCGGCCTGACAAAGCAAGCGAGCTGTTTACGCTGGCCTTTACGCGGAAATACCCCGAGATCGCCCAGGCCAGCCCCGTCTATGCGCAGTTTCGCAATCTGATCGACCTGTCGGTGGCGGCCGCTTTTCTCCGCAAGCAGGACTACTACGGCAAGGCGGACTGGAACCCGGGCGTGCTGGTTGAGGAAGCGTCCCTGCCCACGGAAACCCTGGCGCCGCCGCAAACCGTGCCATGCGTGGTGAACTCTCTCTGGAAGGGAAGCCGGGCTTTTACCGCGGCAGGCGGCGGCGTTTCCTTGCGGCCCGAACTGGCGCTAGAGCCGGATCGCGTTGCCGCGGACGAACGCGGCTTGCTGGCTCGCCAGTACCACGCCCTGGCCCCGGCGCCCGTCGATCGCTGGTGGTGGGATTAG
- a CDS encoding ABC transporter ATP-binding protein produces MTGQPPASKPQPSVPASAAAPILRVEDLHVEFRTDDGVVKAVNGVSFAVAPGETLGIVGESGSGKSVTSLAIMGLIPNPPGKITSGRVFYGDQELTGLSQQEFGKIRGRRIAMIFQDPMTALNPFLTVEEQLSEVTMLHLGHTRKQAIAHAIDMLDLVGIAAPEKRVYDYPHKFSGGMRQRVMIAMALCCEPDILIADEPTTALDVTIQAQILDLMRTLQQKTRTAILFITHDLGVVANVCHRVQVMYGGRIVEQADADPLFANPRHPYTLGLLHSAPRWDASQTNRLTAIEGQPPNMAHPPSGCTFHPRCPYRIDRCEKEVPPLFDRPDQGRFACFVDVDKAEAKATPTDAS; encoded by the coding sequence ATGACGGGCCAACCCCCTGCCAGCAAACCGCAACCTTCGGTCCCGGCGTCCGCCGCAGCGCCGATCCTGCGAGTGGAAGATCTGCATGTGGAATTCCGCACCGACGACGGCGTCGTCAAGGCGGTCAACGGCGTCTCCTTTGCCGTGGCGCCCGGCGAAACGCTGGGCATTGTCGGCGAGTCCGGCTCCGGCAAAAGCGTCACCAGTCTGGCGATCATGGGTCTGATTCCCAATCCGCCCGGCAAGATCACCAGCGGCCGCGTGTTCTATGGGGACCAGGAACTGACAGGGCTGTCGCAGCAGGAGTTCGGAAAAATTCGCGGCCGGCGGATCGCCATGATCTTCCAGGATCCGATGACCGCATTGAACCCGTTCCTGACGGTCGAAGAGCAGCTGAGCGAAGTCACCATGCTGCACCTGGGCCATACGCGCAAGCAGGCGATCGCCCACGCCATCGACATGCTGGACCTGGTCGGCATCGCGGCTCCGGAGAAGCGCGTCTACGATTACCCGCACAAATTTTCCGGCGGCATGCGGCAACGCGTGATGATCGCCATGGCGCTCTGTTGCGAGCCCGACATTCTCATCGCCGACGAGCCGACGACCGCCCTGGATGTGACGATTCAGGCGCAAATCCTCGACCTGATGCGGACGCTGCAGCAGAAAACCCGCACCGCCATTTTGTTCATTACCCACGACCTGGGCGTGGTGGCGAATGTCTGCCACCGGGTGCAAGTGATGTACGGCGGACGCATCGTCGAACAAGCCGACGCCGATCCGCTGTTCGCCAACCCGCGGCATCCTTACACGCTGGGCCTGCTGCATTCGGCTCCCCGCTGGGACGCTTCCCAGACCAATCGTCTCACGGCGATCGAAGGGCAGCCGCCCAACATGGCGCACCCGCCGTCCGGCTGCACCTTTCATCCGCGATGTCCGTACCGGATTGATCGCTGCGAGAAAGAGGTCCCCCCGCTGTTCGATCGTCCCGACCAGGGCCGCTTTGCCTGCTTTGTTGATGTCGACAAGGCCGAGGCCAAAGCCACGCCGACGGACGCTTCGTAG
- a CDS encoding ABC transporter permease, whose translation MSDPLSATEAVKPLPSADRYASLLDEARALRGVSLWQDAWRRLRKNWAAMGSLAFLVMMLLLAALTPLLPLQSTIVQDLENRQYQEPSFASVDLKLVEPLREYDEQVRQLQAQPASDFAAPASNAKAADAKAADAKPSDAKAADKEEPETPSPEALKAEKLAQLYSKNPIRKLWHNPGWLTRQMIRARLMVFGDYCIPSLCGCDSLGRDLLARICWGARVSLMVGLVAALVSLIIGVSYGATAGYAGGWIDDAMMRAVDVMYSVPFIFVVIFIITILDAEEVAKALDRWGIDQMVIFFILIGAIYWLTMARVVRGQVISLKTEQFIEAARTIGAGSGRIVMRHLVPNLLGVVIVYLTLTIPAVMLFEAFLSFLGLGVEPPDVSWGLLVNEGVSVITPVETYWWLVLYPGLTLTLTLFSLNFLGDGLRDALDPRLKNRE comes from the coding sequence ATGTCTGACCCCCTGTCTGCTACCGAAGCGGTCAAGCCGTTGCCCTCGGCCGATCGCTATGCGTCGCTGCTGGATGAGGCGCGTGCGCTGCGGGGCGTTTCCCTGTGGCAGGACGCCTGGCGCCGGTTGCGGAAGAACTGGGCGGCGATGGGCTCGCTAGCGTTTCTGGTGATGATGCTGCTGTTAGCCGCGCTGACTCCGCTGCTGCCGCTGCAGTCGACGATTGTGCAAGATCTGGAGAATCGCCAGTACCAGGAGCCCAGCTTTGCCTCCGTGGACCTGAAGCTGGTCGAGCCGCTGCGCGAGTACGACGAGCAGGTCCGCCAGCTCCAGGCCCAGCCCGCTAGCGACTTCGCGGCGCCCGCATCGAACGCGAAAGCAGCGGACGCGAAAGCAGCGGACGCGAAACCATCGGATGCGAAAGCAGCGGACAAAGAAGAGCCGGAAACGCCGTCGCCGGAAGCTCTCAAGGCGGAGAAGCTGGCCCAGCTGTACAGCAAAAATCCGATTCGAAAACTATGGCACAATCCCGGCTGGCTGACCCGCCAGATGATCCGTGCCCGTCTGATGGTCTTTGGCGACTACTGCATTCCGTCCCTGTGCGGCTGTGACAGTCTGGGCCGCGATCTGCTGGCTCGGATCTGCTGGGGCGCCCGGGTGTCGCTGATGGTGGGCCTGGTGGCTGCTTTGGTGTCGCTGATTATCGGAGTCAGCTACGGAGCGACGGCCGGCTATGCAGGCGGCTGGATCGACGACGCCATGATGCGGGCGGTCGATGTCATGTATTCGGTGCCGTTCATTTTCGTCGTGATCTTTATCATCACCATTCTCGATGCCGAGGAGGTCGCGAAAGCGCTCGATCGCTGGGGCATCGATCAGATGGTAATCTTCTTCATCCTGATCGGCGCCATCTACTGGCTGACCATGGCGCGCGTGGTTCGCGGCCAGGTGATCTCCCTGAAGACCGAGCAGTTCATCGAGGCGGCACGGACGATCGGCGCCGGGAGCGGGCGGATTGTGATGCGGCACCTGGTGCCGAACCTGCTGGGCGTGGTGATTGTGTACCTGACGCTGACGATCCCGGCGGTGATGCTGTTTGAGGCGTTCCTGTCGTTCCTGGGGCTTGGCGTAGAACCGCCCGATGTTTCCTGGGGGCTGCTCGTCAATGAAGGCGTCAGTGTGATTACGCCGGTCGAAACCTACTGGTGGTTGGTGTTATACCCTGGATTAACCCTGACCCTGACTCTGTTCTCCCTTAACTTTCTAGGCGATGGGCTGCGCGATGCGCTCGACCCCCGTTTGAAGAATCGCGAATGA
- a CDS encoding ABC transporter permease: MAAFLIKRLLWLAVTLWIVFTITFFLMRSVPGGPFDAERRPPPDIERNLKRRFNFDKPIGVQYLMELGKVVRGDLGVSYKKADFTVNQVVAQGFPVSASLGIFALTFAVVLGTFAGVISAVRRYSVWDFGLMSAATLGIAVPNFVLASLAIILLVFDIQLFPAAGWGSLRQMVLPALCLGAPFAGYIARLTRTGMMEVLSRDYIRTAYAKGLSERKVVIRHALRGAILPVVSYLGPATAGILTGSLVVEKIFLLPGMGTHFVEAALQRDYTLAMGMVLVYTLLLFTMNTLVDLSYAVIDPRVKME, from the coding sequence GTGGCTGCATTTCTTATCAAACGGTTGCTCTGGCTGGCGGTGACGTTGTGGATCGTCTTTACCATTACGTTCTTTCTGATGCGTTCCGTTCCCGGCGGACCGTTCGACGCGGAACGCCGCCCGCCGCCCGATATTGAACGGAACCTGAAGCGGCGGTTCAATTTCGACAAGCCGATCGGCGTGCAGTACCTGATGGAGCTGGGTAAGGTTGTCCGGGGCGACCTGGGAGTTTCCTACAAAAAGGCTGACTTCACGGTGAACCAGGTGGTCGCGCAGGGGTTCCCGGTTTCTGCTTCGCTGGGGATTTTTGCGCTGACGTTCGCCGTGGTGCTGGGGACGTTTGCGGGCGTGATCTCTGCGGTCCGGCGGTACTCGGTCTGGGATTTCGGTCTGATGTCGGCGGCCACCCTGGGCATCGCGGTGCCCAACTTTGTGCTGGCCAGTCTGGCGATTATCCTGCTGGTGTTTGATATCCAACTGTTTCCGGCCGCCGGCTGGGGTTCGCTGCGGCAGATGGTGCTGCCGGCCCTGTGCCTGGGCGCTCCGTTTGCGGGCTACATCGCCCGGCTCACCCGCACGGGTATGATGGAAGTTCTGTCGCGGGATTACATTCGTACGGCGTACGCCAAAGGGCTGTCGGAACGGAAGGTCGTGATTCGGCATGCTCTGCGCGGCGCCATTTTGCCGGTCGTGTCGTACCTGGGACCGGCGACGGCCGGGATTCTGACGGGCTCGCTGGTGGTCGAGAAGATCTTCCTGCTGCCCGGCATGGGAACGCACTTTGTGGAAGCCGCCTTGCAGCGCGACTACACGCTGGCGATGGGGATGGTGCTGGTTTATACCTTGCTGCTGTTCACCATGAATACGCTGGTCGACCTGTCGTATGCGGTGATTGATCCCCGCGTCAAAATGGAATAG
- a CDS encoding peptide ABC transporter substrate-binding protein: MSHHLGRTLFPYLALAGAIASIGWAMSFAQRPPADFTFNNGDEVKTLDPPKSTGQPEGRILRSLFEGLLSERPPAGAKPDASGNLEMTPQPAAASAYTISEDGRTYTFTMRQGAKWSNGDPVTADDFVFSWRRMLHPYTGSQYAYQLYYIEGAEDFTNSKIEVGSRVEIEIDAPGPSPKPTIHGVVLKILKPAQPKYEKYSDKAKEEKAKEKSEADWKERFVYQISVKPQTKQGVDWEAPGKTVAYTKAQPGAELPVEGPVERCTFILLDFDTLVGIRAPNPETLVVTLKEPTPYFANLVAFYPLFPVNRRCVEAHGDHWTDVDKIVTNGPYLLQGRRIRDHIRMVKNPTYWDAENVQVEVVDALPVQSETTSLNMYLNDQLDWTTTVPLAVLPKLKTREDFYASPMLGTYFYRVNVTKAPFNNREKVEFDGEQVEKGVLIRRALNASINKQQIVDYVTRAGQPPSRTFTPPVLPGYDPPQCGEYDLALAKRMLKAAGFDGGSGLPKLELLFNTADSHRSVAEVIQRNWAQIGVQAQLRNVEWAQYLALVQSKDYSIARAGWIGDYPDPMTFLDMFVTDGANNETGWSNPEYDRLIASAKSEPDTKKRLQMLYDAERILMDELPVIPLYTYVTINMVKPYVKGFAPHNQDTHPLPLIWIEK, encoded by the coding sequence ATGTCGCATCATCTGGGTCGCACGCTGTTTCCGTATCTGGCGCTGGCGGGGGCGATCGCCTCCATCGGCTGGGCCATGTCGTTCGCCCAGCGTCCGCCGGCCGACTTCACTTTTAATAACGGCGATGAAGTCAAAACGCTCGACCCGCCCAAATCGACCGGTCAGCCTGAGGGACGCATCTTGCGATCCCTGTTTGAGGGCCTGCTCAGCGAACGTCCGCCGGCCGGAGCCAAACCAGACGCTTCCGGCAACCTGGAAATGACCCCGCAGCCCGCCGCCGCCTCGGCCTATACGATTTCCGAGGACGGCCGCACCTACACCTTTACCATGCGCCAGGGCGCGAAGTGGTCCAATGGCGATCCTGTTACGGCCGACGATTTTGTCTTTTCCTGGCGCCGCATGTTGCATCCGTACACCGGTTCGCAGTACGCCTACCAGCTGTATTACATCGAAGGCGCCGAAGACTTTACCAACAGCAAAATCGAGGTCGGCAGCCGCGTCGAGATTGAAATCGATGCCCCCGGCCCCTCGCCCAAACCGACCATCCATGGCGTGGTGCTGAAGATCCTGAAACCTGCGCAGCCAAAGTACGAAAAATACTCCGACAAGGCGAAGGAGGAAAAGGCGAAGGAGAAGTCAGAAGCCGACTGGAAAGAACGCTTCGTCTATCAGATTTCCGTCAAACCCCAGACCAAACAGGGCGTCGACTGGGAAGCCCCCGGCAAGACGGTCGCCTACACCAAAGCCCAGCCCGGGGCGGAACTGCCGGTCGAGGGCCCGGTCGAACGCTGCACGTTTATCCTGCTCGACTTTGACACGCTGGTGGGAATCAGGGCGCCCAATCCGGAAACGCTGGTGGTCACGCTGAAAGAGCCCACGCCGTATTTTGCCAATCTGGTGGCGTTCTATCCCTTGTTTCCCGTGAATCGCCGCTGCGTGGAAGCCCATGGCGATCACTGGACCGATGTGGACAAGATCGTGACCAACGGCCCTTACCTGCTGCAGGGCCGCCGGATTCGGGATCATATTCGCATGGTCAAGAATCCGACGTACTGGGACGCAGAGAACGTCCAGGTCGAGGTGGTCGACGCGCTGCCGGTGCAGAGTGAAACGACCAGCCTGAATATGTATCTCAACGACCAACTGGACTGGACGACGACGGTGCCTCTGGCCGTGCTGCCCAAACTGAAAACGCGGGAGGACTTTTATGCCTCGCCGATGCTGGGCACTTACTTTTATCGGGTGAACGTTACCAAAGCCCCGTTCAACAACCGGGAGAAGGTGGAGTTCGACGGCGAACAGGTGGAAAAAGGGGTGCTGATTCGAAGGGCGCTCAACGCTTCTATCAACAAGCAGCAGATCGTCGATTACGTTACCCGGGCGGGGCAGCCGCCGTCGCGTACTTTTACGCCGCCGGTCTTGCCCGGTTACGATCCGCCGCAATGCGGTGAGTACGACCTGGCGCTGGCGAAGCGCATGCTCAAGGCGGCCGGTTTTGACGGTGGTTCCGGCCTGCCGAAGCTGGAACTGCTGTTCAACACGGCCGACTCGCACCGTTCCGTGGCCGAGGTCATCCAGCGGAACTGGGCGCAGATTGGCGTGCAAGCGCAGTTGCGGAACGTGGAATGGGCCCAGTATCTGGCGTTGGTCCAGTCCAAGGACTATTCTATCGCCAGGGCCGGCTGGATCGGCGATTACCCGGACCCGATGACGTTCCTCGACATGTTTGTCACCGACGGGGCCAACAACGAAACCGGCTGGAGCAATCCCGAGTACGATCGCCTGATCGCCTCCGCCAAGTCCGAGCCCGACACGAAGAAACGGCTGCAGATGCTGTACGATGCGGAACGGATCCTGATGGACGAACTGCCGGTGATTCCCCTGTATACGTACGTCACGATCAATATGGTGAAGCCCTATGTGAAAGGATTCGCCCCCCATAACCAGGATACGCATCCGCTTCCCCTGATCTGGATCGAAAAATAA
- a CDS encoding DNA ligase, with protein MAEIADGETAEVQGSGKKPYQLKNIGGVYSCSCPAWRNQSLAIENRTCKHLRAYRGEAAEKERVGNALPPAKAAKASAKAGPPLLLAHRWENDVDLAGWWMSEKLDGVRAYWDGKQFLSRQGNTFHAPDWFVVGLPATPLDGELWLERKAFQRTVSVVRRQDKSDHWKQISFVIFDAPGTDAPFERRMQEVREIVADQKPPYASALEQVGCDGLDHLRQELARVENLGGEGLMLRQPGSRYESGRSTTLYKVKTFHDADATVVEHTPGKGRHKGRLGAVVAELPNGIRFSVGTGFSDAQRESPPAIGSIIIYRYQELSDGGVPRFPSFVGVRIDADSAG; from the coding sequence ATGGCGGAAATAGCAGACGGCGAAACGGCGGAAGTGCAGGGCTCCGGAAAAAAGCCTTACCAGCTGAAAAACATCGGCGGTGTGTATTCCTGCAGCTGCCCGGCCTGGCGGAACCAGTCGCTGGCGATTGAGAATCGCACCTGCAAACACTTGCGAGCCTATCGCGGCGAAGCAGCGGAAAAAGAACGGGTGGGCAATGCTCTGCCGCCAGCCAAGGCCGCCAAAGCCTCCGCGAAAGCAGGCCCGCCGCTGCTGCTGGCGCATCGCTGGGAGAACGACGTGGACCTGGCGGGCTGGTGGATGAGTGAAAAACTCGATGGCGTGCGCGCCTATTGGGACGGCAAGCAGTTCCTTTCGCGTCAGGGCAACACCTTCCACGCTCCTGACTGGTTCGTCGTTGGGCTGCCCGCAACCCCGCTTGATGGCGAGCTATGGCTGGAGCGTAAAGCTTTCCAGCGGACGGTTAGCGTGGTCCGTCGGCAGGACAAAAGCGACCACTGGAAGCAGATCTCCTTTGTGATCTTCGATGCGCCGGGAACCGACGCTCCTTTTGAACGACGCATGCAAGAGGTTCGCGAAATTGTGGCCGATCAAAAGCCGCCTTACGCCAGCGCGCTGGAACAGGTTGGCTGCGACGGCCTGGACCACTTGCGGCAGGAACTAGCCCGCGTCGAAAACCTGGGCGGCGAAGGCCTCATGCTCCGGCAACCCGGGTCCCGCTATGAATCGGGCCGGTCGACCACGCTATACAAGGTCAAAACGTTTCACGACGCCGACGCCACGGTGGTCGAACATACGCCCGGCAAAGGACGCCACAAGGGACGGCTGGGCGCGGTCGTGGCCGAACTGCCGAACGGGATTCGGTTCTCTGTAGGCACGGGCTTCTCCGACGCGCAGAGAGAATCGCCGCCAGCGATCGGGAGCATCATCATTTACCGCTACCAGGAATTATCCGATGGCGGCGTGCCACGATTTCCGTCCTTCGTTGGCGTCCGCATCGACGCGGATTCCGCGGGGTAA
- a CDS encoding DUF1559 family PulG-like putative transporter produces the protein MAQRRHGFTLVELLVVIAIIGVLVALLLPAVQAARESARRSQCINNLKQVGLGVHGFIDQHQKLPAGIVDNGLTSAAAANGAILNGYSWTTQILPYMELATMYDTIQPTAYAYIWNGLATPSADQISRLSQPLTVLMCPTDAEPTSRTLDGFIQTRSNYVGNCQRYGLDSVGATVATGVLFNSSYGKLKIRDITDGTTNTILAGERATRARSTGTGTLWGAASPYGNNQTLLSSTNLATANWNRNYCLAGGDRAINQLSTTVSYSSLHGRGAQFVFCDGSTHFISETVENDRNDSSTTNADTVFEFLLDRKDGISFDMEDINP, from the coding sequence ATGGCACAACGCCGGCATGGTTTCACTCTTGTTGAACTCCTGGTGGTTATCGCCATCATTGGTGTATTGGTTGCATTGTTATTGCCGGCCGTTCAGGCGGCTCGTGAATCTGCTCGGCGCTCGCAGTGCATTAATAATCTCAAGCAGGTGGGCCTGGGTGTTCACGGCTTCATCGATCAGCATCAAAAGCTGCCCGCCGGTATCGTTGATAACGGTTTGACGAGTGCCGCTGCGGCCAACGGCGCCATTCTGAATGGCTACTCCTGGACGACCCAGATTCTGCCGTACATGGAACTTGCCACCATGTACGATACGATCCAGCCGACCGCTTATGCTTACATCTGGAACGGTTTGGCCACTCCCTCGGCGGATCAGATTTCTCGTCTGAGCCAGCCGCTGACGGTTTTGATGTGCCCCACCGACGCGGAACCGACCTCGCGCACGCTGGATGGCTTTATCCAGACCCGCTCCAACTACGTCGGCAACTGCCAGCGATATGGGCTGGATAGCGTCGGCGCCACCGTTGCAACGGGCGTCCTCTTCAACAGCTCCTACGGCAAACTGAAGATCCGCGACATCACCGACGGCACCACCAATACGATTCTCGCTGGCGAACGCGCCACTCGGGCCCGTAGCACGGGCACCGGAACGCTGTGGGGCGCCGCGTCTCCTTATGGAAACAACCAGACCCTGCTGTCTTCCACGAATCTGGCCACGGCCAACTGGAATCGTAACTACTGCCTGGCCGGCGGCGATCGCGCCATCAACCAGCTTTCCACCACGGTCAGTTACAGCAGCCTGCATGGTCGTGGCGCCCAGTTCGTCTTCTGCGACGGCAGCACCCACTTCATCAGTGAGACCGTAGAAAACGATCGCAACGACAGCAGCACCACCAACGCTGACACGGTCTTCGAATTCCTGTTGGACCGCAAAGACGGCATCAGCTTCGACATGGAAGATATCAACCCGTAG
- a CDS encoding DUF1559 domain-containing protein — protein MAQRRQGFTLVELLVVIAIIGVLVALLLPAVQAARESARRSQCINNLKQVGLGVHGFIDQHQKLPAGIVDNGLTSAAGANGALLNGYSWTTQILPYMELATMYDTIQPTTYAYMWNGLATPSADQISRLSQPLAVLMCPTDAEPTSRTLDGFVQTRSNYVGNCQRFGLDNVTLTYATGVLINSSYGKIKIRDITDGTTNTILAGERATRARSTGTGTLWNAASPYGNAQTLLSTTNLATTHWNRNYCLAGGDRAINQLSTTVNYSSLHGRGAQFVFCDGSTHFISETVENDKLDTSSPSPYPADTVFEYLMDRKDGISFDMEDINP, from the coding sequence ATGGCACAACGCCGGCAAGGTTTCACTCTTGTTGAACTCCTGGTGGTCATTGCCATCATTGGTGTGTTGGTTGCACTCTTATTGCCGGCGGTTCAGGCTGCCCGTGAATCTGCGAGGCGTTCGCAGTGTATTAATAATCTCAAGCAGGTGGGCCTGGGTGTCCACGGCTTCATCGATCAGCATCAGAAGCTACCCGCTGGTATCGTCGATAACGGTTTGACCAGCGCTGCCGGCGCTAATGGCGCCCTTCTTAATGGCTACTCCTGGACGACCCAGATTCTGCCGTACATGGAACTTGCCACCATGTACGACACGATTCAGCCGACCACTTATGCTTATATGTGGAATGGTCTGGCCACACCTTCTGCGGACCAGATTTCTCGTCTGAGTCAGCCGCTGGCGGTTTTGATGTGCCCCACCGATGCGGAACCGACCTCGCGCACGCTGGATGGCTTTGTCCAGACCCGCTCCAACTACGTCGGCAACTGCCAGCGTTTCGGACTGGACAACGTGACCTTGACCTACGCGACGGGCGTGCTCATCAACAGTTCTTACGGGAAGATTAAAATCCGCGACATCACCGACGGCACCACCAACACGATTCTAGCCGGTGAACGCGCCACACGGGCTCGCAGCACGGGCACCGGAACCTTGTGGAACGCTGCCTCTCCTTATGGAAATGCCCAGACGCTGCTGTCGACCACGAATCTCGCCACGACCCACTGGAACCGCAACTACTGCCTGGCCGGCGGCGATCGCGCCATCAACCAGCTTTCCACCACGGTCAATTACAGCAGCCTGCACGGCCGCGGCGCCCAGTTCGTCTTCTGCGACGGCAGTACTCACTTCATCAGTGAGACCGTCGAGAACGATAAACTTGACACCAGCTCGCCCTCGCCCTACCCGGCTGACACCGTCTTCGAATACCTGATGGACCGCAAAGACGGCATCAGCTTCGACATGGAAGATATCAACCCGTAA
- a CDS encoding DUF1559 domain-containing protein, which yields MTSDRRRQGFTLVELLVVIAIIGVLVALLLPAVQAAREAARRSQCSNNLKQLGLGVHGFIDQNKKLPPGVVDNLLSSTSGANGAVLNGWSWGAQILPFMELSTMYDTLQPTTYAYIFGGATPGTDQKNRLSQALPVFICPTDAESTTQTFDGYVQTSCNYVGNCQQKQLDNEGANNANGVLFNSSYGKLKIRDITDGTTNTILLGERATRARSTGTGTLWGAAKPYGNLIDTRSSGSTPERKYNRIYVLGGGHRRINQNSTSVSYSSLHGKGAQFVFCDGSTHFISESVENDVQHNVSNTVFEYLQDRKDGISFDMEDLNP from the coding sequence ATGACTTCAGATCGTAGACGCCAGGGTTTTACCCTGGTCGAATTGCTTGTTGTGATTGCCATTATTGGCGTCCTGGTTGCGTTGTTGCTGCCGGCAGTGCAAGCTGCCCGGGAAGCGGCTCGGCGTTCGCAGTGCTCCAATAACCTGAAGCAGCTCGGCCTGGGCGTCCACGGCTTTATTGACCAAAACAAGAAGCTGCCTCCTGGTGTCGTCGACAACCTGCTTTCGTCCACGTCGGGAGCTAATGGCGCCGTGCTGAATGGCTGGAGCTGGGGGGCACAAATTCTGCCCTTTATGGAGCTTTCCACCATGTATGATACGCTCCAGCCGACGACCTATGCGTACATTTTTGGTGGGGCCACTCCGGGTACCGATCAGAAAAACCGACTTAGTCAGGCTCTGCCCGTGTTCATCTGCCCGACGGATGCGGAGAGTACCACCCAGACGTTCGACGGTTATGTGCAGACCAGTTGCAATTATGTCGGCAACTGCCAGCAGAAACAGCTTGATAACGAAGGTGCTAACAACGCCAATGGTGTGCTCTTTAACAGTTCTTATGGCAAGCTGAAAATTCGCGACATTACGGACGGCACGACCAATACGATTTTGTTGGGCGAACGAGCCACCCGAGCCCGCAGCACGGGTACTGGCACCCTTTGGGGAGCTGCCAAGCCTTACGGCAACCTGATTGATACGCGTAGCTCGGGTTCGACTCCGGAGCGAAAGTACAATCGGATCTACGTGCTTGGGGGCGGACATCGACGCATTAACCAGAACTCGACCTCGGTCAGCTACTCCAGCCTGCATGGCAAAGGCGCCCAGTTTGTGTTTTGCGACGGCAGCACCCACTTCATCAGCGAATCGGTGGAGAACGATGTGCAGCACAACGTAAGTAATACCGTGTTCGAGTACCTGCAGGATCGTAAAGACGGTATCTCGTTCGACATGGAAGATCTCAACCCGTAA